The following proteins are co-located in the Conyzicola lurida genome:
- the lepA gene encoding translation elongation factor 4 — protein sequence MSPRALTALEPSSTDPAFIRNFCIIAHIDHGKSTLADRMLQITGVVSDRDMRAQYLDRMDIERERGITIKSQAVRMPWELDGQTYALNMIDTPGHVDFTYEVSRSLAACEGAILLVDAAQGIEAQTLANLYLALENDLTIIPVLNKIDLPAADPEKYIKEIVGLIGCKPEDILLVSGKTGVGVPELLDAATRLIPAPVGDADAPARAMIFDSVYDAYRGVITYVRMIDGKINPREKIMMMSTKSAHEVLEIGVSAPEPTPTKGLGVGEVGYLITGVKDVRLSKVGDTVTSHAKPAEIALKGYSEPIPMVFSGLYPIDGSDYPLLREALDKLKLSDAALVYEPETSVALGFGFRCGFLGLLHLEIITERLEREFGIDLIATAPSVIYEVTTDDKKTVTVTNPSEFPGGKIASVSEPIVKASILLPKDYVGTVMELCQGRRGTMQGMEYVGEDRVELHYTMPLGEIVFDFFDQLKSKTAGYASLDYEPIGEQDADLVKVDILLQGEAVDAFSAIVHRDKAYAYGVLMTERLKKLIPRQQFEVPIQAAIGARIIARESISAIRKDVLAKCYGGDITRKRKLLEKQKEGKKRMKMVGRVEVPQEAFVAALTGDTEAKKK from the coding sequence ATGTCTCCCCGCGCACTCACGGCCCTCGAGCCTTCCTCCACCGATCCGGCGTTCATCCGCAACTTCTGCATCATCGCCCACATCGACCACGGCAAGTCGACCCTTGCCGACCGCATGCTCCAGATCACCGGTGTGGTGAGCGACCGCGACATGCGCGCCCAGTACCTCGACCGCATGGACATCGAGCGCGAGCGCGGAATCACGATCAAGAGCCAGGCCGTGCGTATGCCGTGGGAGCTCGACGGCCAGACCTACGCGCTCAACATGATCGACACCCCCGGGCACGTCGACTTCACCTACGAGGTATCGCGCTCGCTCGCCGCCTGCGAGGGCGCGATCCTCCTCGTCGACGCCGCGCAGGGCATCGAGGCGCAGACGCTCGCGAACCTCTACCTCGCCCTCGAGAACGACCTCACGATCATCCCCGTGCTCAACAAGATCGACCTCCCCGCGGCCGACCCCGAGAAGTACATCAAGGAGATCGTCGGCCTCATCGGCTGCAAGCCCGAAGACATCCTGCTCGTCTCGGGCAAGACGGGCGTGGGAGTGCCCGAACTGCTGGATGCCGCGACCCGCCTGATCCCCGCACCCGTCGGGGACGCGGACGCACCGGCCCGCGCGATGATCTTCGACTCGGTCTACGACGCGTACCGCGGCGTGATCACGTACGTGCGGATGATCGACGGGAAGATCAACCCGCGCGAGAAGATCATGATGATGAGCACCAAGAGCGCCCACGAGGTGCTCGAGATCGGCGTCAGCGCTCCCGAGCCGACTCCGACCAAGGGCCTCGGCGTCGGCGAGGTGGGCTACCTCATCACCGGCGTCAAGGACGTGCGCCTCTCCAAGGTCGGCGACACCGTCACGAGCCACGCGAAGCCGGCCGAGATCGCCCTCAAGGGCTACTCCGAGCCGATCCCGATGGTGTTCTCGGGCCTCTACCCGATCGACGGTTCCGACTACCCGCTCCTGCGCGAGGCGCTCGACAAGCTCAAGCTCTCCGACGCCGCGCTCGTCTACGAGCCCGAGACCTCCGTGGCCCTCGGCTTCGGTTTCCGCTGCGGATTCCTCGGCCTGCTGCACCTCGAGATCATCACGGAGCGTCTGGAACGCGAGTTCGGTATCGATCTCATCGCCACCGCGCCATCCGTCATCTACGAGGTCACGACCGACGACAAGAAGACCGTCACCGTGACCAACCCGAGCGAGTTCCCCGGCGGAAAGATCGCGTCGGTGAGCGAACCGATCGTCAAGGCGTCGATCCTGCTGCCCAAGGACTACGTCGGCACGGTCATGGAACTCTGCCAGGGCCGCCGCGGCACGATGCAGGGCATGGAGTACGTCGGCGAAGACCGCGTCGAACTGCACTACACGATGCCCCTCGGCGAGATCGTCTTCGACTTCTTCGACCAGCTGAAGAGCAAGACCGCCGGCTACGCGAGCCTCGACTACGAGCCCATCGGCGAGCAGGACGCAGACCTCGTCAAGGTCGACATCCTGCTGCAGGGCGAGGCCGTCGACGCGTTCAGCGCCATCGTGCACCGCGACAAGGCCTACGCCTACGGCGTTCTGATGACCGAGCGCCTCAAGAAGCTCATCCCGCGTCAGCAGTTCGAGGTGCCGATCCAGGCCGCGATCGGCGCGCGCATCATCGCCCGCGAGTCCATCAGCGCGATCCGCAAGGACGTGCTCGCCAAGTGCTACGGCGGTGACATCACCCGCAAGCGCAAGCTCCTCGAGAAGCAGAAGGAGGGCAAGAAGCGCATGAAGATGGTCGGCCGCGTCGAGGTTCCCCAAGAGGCGTTCGTCGCCGCGCTCACGGGCGACACGGAAGCGAAGAAGAAGTAA